The genomic interval acagtaagtatatgtatgtatattaaatagttaagttacaTGCATGAGTCTTTAAGATGTTTAACGTCAGAGGTTCAGTCTTGTCTGTCCTCACAAGCAAGAGCTGAAtcgtaaacacaaaagattctgcagatgctggacagccagaccaacacacacacaatgctggaggaactcagctggtcaggcagcatctatggaggggaggaaACACTTGCTATTTTGGATGAAACccttcagaaacagaatcaaaatcatgtttaatatcactggcatatgttgtgaaatttgtggttatgcagaagcagtacattgcaatacataataataaaaactatacattacaataagaaaaatacatgtaaaagaaaattaaataagtcatgcaaaacaGAGGGGAAgaacagtgaggtggtgttcatgggtttactgtccattcagaaatctgctggtggagggaaagaagctgttcttgaaaaaGTTgactgtgagtcttcaggcttctgtacctcctccctgatagtattaatgagaagagggcatgtcttgagcGATAGGGGTCCCTTATGAGGCATCACTGGGGAGGCCAgggcctatgatggagctggcaggttaaaatttctgcagctttttctgatcctgtgcagtggcctttcgtagcagatagtgatgcaaccagttaaaatgctctccatggtacacctgtagaaatttctgagtgtctttggtgacgtaccaaatcttctcaaattctAATGAGAtaatgtcatgccttctttgcaactgcatcaatatgttagaccCAGGATAGGTCTTCAGAGACGTTGACATGCAGGAAATTAAAACTACTCTCCCTTTCCACTCCCAATCCCCCGATGAgggttggtgtgtgttccttcgtcttaccctttctgaagtccacaattaattccttggtcttactgacgttgagtttaAGGTTGTTGCGACACGACCCAACCAGGTGATCTGTTTTGCTCTTGTACACCTCCTCGttgtcatctgaaattctgccaacaagatCAGGTTAACCAGCTCTTTCAGTGTTGTACAGTGGTGTTCAAAATTGTTTGATGTTTAATGGGACCTTCATCATGTTTCCAGCACCTTCTCAAGGAGATCTCGAGGAGATGGGGGTGTTGGGTGGAGGGGCGAGGTTTGTGGCTCCATTGACTatgtaaacacaagggattctacagatgatCAAAATCCAGAGCActatgtacaaaatgctggaggaactcagtaggtcaggcagcatctatggaggggaataaacagtcgacgttttggactgaaagggtctcggcccaaaatatcaactgtttatttctattGGATCTAAGTTGTTTTGTGATATGTTAAGATAATTGACAAGACCCTTCTCAAAAGCCACATCAGATTCAgactgatttatttatcacacgtacgtcaaaacttgcagtgaaatgcatcttttgcATTAAAGCCAACACGACCaaggaagtgctgggggcagcctgcacatGCTGgcgcacattccagcaccaacatcacATACCTACAATGTTCAGCAGATCAAGCCCCTTCCcctaccccacccacccaccacctgACCATCTCACAGACAGGCTTCCAACCACAGGGCAGTCCACCATCAGCCCTTGGTCACACTCTCAGACACCAACTTCAGACTTCGATGAACTCCCGTATCGACCCTAGGACTCGCCAATCATGGATTTGACCTTCAAGCCTCGACCCCAGACTCCCCAAACAAGGGTTTGACCTTTGTTCTTCAACACACGGACTTACACAATTATCAGGAGATAACTGGTAAGGGGTCCAAAAATTCTGGCAATGTTCACCCTCAAGAGTCATGAGGGAGTGAGTAGGAATTAGTAAATAGGCTTATTGTTGTCATGTGCACCAAGGTACAATGAGGGGGTTTGCTGTGTGTGGTATCCATACAGATTGTTTTATCACATCAACACCTTGAGATAGCACAATGAAAAATAATAACACAATAAATGGTttgatttaatatcagagaatgcttacagtatacaacctgaaatccttaatcttcacagacatccacaaaacattttaaaaaaaccaAGAATAActgacagaaaatgttagaaccccaaagcttcctgtctctctcccacacacaagcagcagtgtcgagcacctccgctccattcgccgcaacagacaggatctcccgattGCCACCCACTTAAACTCTgcctcacattcccattcggatatgtccatacatggctccctctactgccatgatgaggcccaactcaggttggaggagcaacacctcatatatcgtctgggtagtctccagccccttggtatgaacatcgaattctccaatttctggtaattccctccctctcccttcccccatcccagtttcactctgtctcctcttctaactgcctatcacctctctcatgattctgccttctactactgcccatagtgcttttcccttacattccttcttcacctctcctgcctatcccctccctgctttccccaccccttgatcttccctctgattggtttttcacctggcaccttccagccttctccttcccaccctccccccaccttatatATAgggcccctctcccctccctcttcaggcctgaaacgttgactgttcatttccacggatgctgcccgacctgctgagtgtgtTGTACGTATTGGGTAAAAGCAttactctcccccacccacctttccctTGGCATTGCCTGCTGTCTCAATGCTTCAGCCTCCCGCAACACATCAGTTGGTGATTTTAGCAAGAAATCGGGTCAGCCACAGGGCTGCATCATGAAGGTGCACGTCTttcaggccacatctggagttacTGAAACCCCGGACGGCTTGGCGAGTTCCAAACATGAGAACCCCCCACCCGTGAAGAACCGTAGTTTGAGCCACAGCTGTGCATCACAGACTCTGACacgaccccagccaccttgaaaaagaaagagagacgAGAAGAGAAGAATTAAGCTATTTCACAGATAAACTGGAAGAAGGTCCACCAAAACCCCTGGTGCCATCTTTAATCTTGAGGATAAGATTGAAGAAAGGTTGGCtttcatgtacattgaaacatacagtgaactgcaTGATATTGCATCAATAAACGACACGATCTGTGGATgggctggggacagcctgcaagtgtcgccatgatTTTGCACCAGCATGGCATGCTCAGGATTTACTTcctctaacctgtatgtctttggaacgtgggaggaaagggCAGCACCCAGGAGAAACTTACggggagaatcagaatcaggtctgatatcactggcatgtacctagaatactacagcacagtacaggctcttcggccctcgatgatcatgaaatctgttgttttgcagcagcagtccagTGTTATACATGATAATCAAATCTGTAAATTACAGTGAgaagtatatatattttaaacagttaaataagtagtgcaaaacaagaaaaaaaaatagtgaggtattgttcatgagttcattgtccatttagaaatcctgtggcagaggggaagatgttgttcctgaaatgttgagtgagtgccttcaggtttctgtacctcctccctgatggtagcaatgagaagaggtcatgtcctgggtgacggggatAACTTGAtattggatgctgcctttttgaggcatcgctctttgaaggtgtcctggatggtggggaggccggtgcccatgatggagctgaccgggttcacaacttcctgcagcttatttcgatcctgtgccgtgctttcccctctccataccagacggtgatgcacccagttagagtggtctccacagtacatttgtagaaatttgtgagtggctTTGGTGACAGCAAGTCTCCTCATATTcttgatgaaatatagctgctgttgtccTTCTAGGAATAAATGTCACATATACTAAGGTATAGTGAAAAAATTTGTTTCGCATCCATCCAGGCAGATCATTTCATTAAGTTGAATGCATTGAGATAGTCAAGAGAAAACAGTAAgaaaatgtagaataaagtgttgcagttacagagaaagtgcagttcaggtagtcaataaggtgcaaggtcataatgaagtCAATTATGAGGTAAAGATTCCAGTTTATCATACTAGAGGACTATTCAATAGTCTTAATCCAtcaggatagaaactgtccttgagcctggtggtatgtgctttcaggcttttgtaacttctgcccgatggaagtggggagaaggaAGATCCATCCTTCATCCAGGCAACGAGGACAGGTAGGAAAGACTGACTGGACACTTCCAATCCGGAAAGCTCAGATACAAGACTGGATTAATCTAGCCCATTTGCACAGGTGTCCATAACATGGAGgggaggagttgggatgttatgttacgTCTGCACAAGATGGAGgtaaggccagatttggagtactgtgtacacttctggtcaccctgctacaggaaagatgtcagtaAACTGGAGGAGTACGGAGAGGATTAATGATTATGTTTTTGGGACTGGGGGGTTGTATTGTAcataggaggcacaggagcctgaagaaacacactcaatgtttcaggaacagcttcttcccctccgccatcacatTACAGAACCATCCCTGTACCCATGAGCTCCACATCACCACTTTGCTCTTACgttgcactatttaatttaattctttaATATATATTGCTTATTGTAGCTCATAGTTTTCTAATGAATTACTGCCACAGAACAGCAGATTTCAGGCTGCACGGTaccgtagtggttagtacaacatctaacagtacaggtgaccagggttcaattcctggcgCTGCTGTAGGgagttgtacgttctccctgtgactgcgtgggtttcctctgggtgctccggtttcctcccacattccaaagacatactggctggtaggttaattggtcattgtaaattgccctgtgattaagctaggatgaAATTGTGGGTCGCTGGGTAGTGAGGCTCAAAGGGCCTTTTCCccactgtacctcagtaaataaatacatttcacaacacacacaaaatgttggaggaactcaacaggtaaggcagcatctattgaaatgcaTAAATAatcaatgctttgggccaagatccttcatcaggtcctgatgaagtgtcttggaccaaaatgtcgactttttattcttctccatagacgttgcctgacctgctgagttcttccagcactttgtgtgtggtgctttggatttccagcatctgcagatttgcttctGGTTAAAATTTCACacacgtatgtcagtgatattaaacataaacacaagagtcttgacgaagggtctcagcccaaaactgtttatttatttccatagacgctgcttggcctgctgagttcctccagcgctttgatattaaatctgattttgttCCTGAGAGACTGCACAGGCTGGGACGTTATTGTAAGTGGTTGTTGGAAGTTAGagatatcaatgttcatgctgtcaggttggagactgccTGGGCAAAATAAGAGGTGAGTCCTACAATTTCTGGTAACTGTTTTCCCTCCTGGTGTCCCAGTTCAACGTTGgtttctcctcctcctctcagTCTTCAATCTCAGAATTGAAGGGATGGTTGCCAGGACATCTGTCTGTACGGATTGGATGTGCAGGGAAAGGCCAGTGGCTCTCACACTGGTCCAGTAGGGAATTGACAGGCCGAATGGCCACAACCGCTGCTGTAACTGAGCTGTGACACTCTTTACTGCCCTCCCAACCCTCTCTGCAACCTCAAACAGGTTGAATTTCACATTTTCCTTTCTCTGGGGTGGAGTTTCCACCAAAAATATTGATTCTATTTCACGCTTCTCAGAGGCCGCCCGACCAGCCGAATATTCCTGGTGCAGGGCGGGGCGCAGACGGTCACGTGACGGCAACCCGCCACCGACGACGCGGGACGCACCAACCACTAGGCTGTGCTGCGCACGCGTCACATCGAACGCAAGGAAAACTTCGCCTTGAGATAGAGGGGTTTCTGAGCCGCGGTGCTCTCTGGGAGAATCTCATTCCATTCAGAGCATCCACGGAGCGGAATGTACCAGATTTGTCttgtaagtcaagtcaagtcaacttttattgtcatttcgaccataactgctggtacagtgcatagtaaaaatgagacaacgtttttcaggaccatggtttacatgacacagtgcaaaaaactagactgaaccatgtaattaaaaaaaaacaacacagagaaagctatactagactacagacctacactggactgcataaagtgcacaaaacagtacaggcattacaataaataataaacaggacagtagggcaaggtatcagtccaggcttcgggtattgaggagtctgatagcttgggggaagaaactgttatatagtctggtcgtgagagccctaatgcttcggagccttttcccagacggcagaagggaaaagagattgtatgagggatgcatggggtccttcataatgttgtttgctttgcggatgcagcgtgtagtgtaaatgtccatgatggcgggaagagacaccccgatgatcttctcagctgacctcactatccgctgcagggtcttgcgatccgagatggtgcaatttccgaaccaggcaatgatgcagctgctcaggatgctctcaatacaagccctgtagaatgtgatgaggatgggggggggggggggagatggactttactcagccttcgcagaaagtagagatgctgctgggctttctttgctatggagctggtgttgagggaccaggtgagattctccgtcaggtgaacaccaagaaatttggtgctcttaacgatctctacagaggagccgtcgatgttcagcggggagtggtcactccatgccctcctgaagtcaacaaccatctcttttgttttgttcacattcagagtcaGGTTgtacagtttagaccagcggcaGTCCGGGCGGCTGAGTTTATCCGGATGCTCCACAGCTGCGAAAAATTACATTTTGAATGTTGTTATTATTTAATACTTTTTTGTTACAATCTCCCTAAATTGGTATTCTGGCCGTTCATGTTCTCATCAGTGGGATGAACAGCCTCGACTCCCCGCACAGTGAGTTGTTGCCTCTCCAAGCGCCTCTCCGTTGCCTCAGCAACCGGCCATGACCCCGGATCTTATCTTTTCTTCAGTGTTTCCGGTGCCGGGGAGGCATCTTGTTTTGGACGACGCCGGGAAGTTGGCGGAGAGCTTCGAGTGCCGGTGAGTGGGGCTGGTGGAGCGGCAGAAACAGCCCTCTGGGTCCCTGATCTTCCCACTCCTTCGGCCTGACTGATACCCCTCGGCATCCGACCTCTCAACCCCTCTCCTCTGACCCCCGTACCTCCAATTTCCCATGACCTGCCTTCTCCAGAACCACAGACCCTGACACTTACCAACCGTCCCGTTCAAGTTTTACTGTCTTTCAGCTAGTCACATGAACCTCTTCCATTCGTCCCGTGATCTCTTGACCCcctaccgtcaggcaggagataccgTTAGCATGGCgctgactttcccttcctgacgTCTACAgtaaattccttggtcttacggacactgggtgagggtggtgTTTCGACACCACTTCACCAgctgatcgatctcactcctgtgtGCTTCCTGATTGCCGTCTGAGATTCTGCCACCGTCTATTGTGTCACCGGTGAATTTTAGCTGGCGTTTGAGCCGTCATGAGTATAgaaggagtagagcagtgggctaagcgcacaTCCCTGGGGTCCGCCAGTGTTGATTGAGATGTAATTTCCGATCCGCGCTCACTGTCGTCTCCAGATGAGGAAGTCGAGGGTGGAGGGGGGtacggaggcccaggttttgaagcttgtggGTTAGTACCGGtgagatgatggtgttgaacattgAGCTGTAATTGGTAAACAGCAGTGGGCATGGCGATTAATGCATCACTTAACAGCGATCTTTGCTCAGGGCTCAATTCCCGCTTTTGcccgtaagaagtttgtacgttaaGGGACGGTACCGTGTGATCAGCATGATGCTGttgcagtgccagtgacccgggttcagttcctccgctgtgtgtaaggagtttgtacgttctcctgtgACCGccagggtttcctccgggtgctctggttttctcccatatcccaaaggtttacggttagtaggtcaattggtcacgtgggtgtaattgggtggcacagttggttgagctggaagggcctgttactgtgctgtatctctaaatagatgcaaacactgtgggaggaaaccagagcacccggcgGAAATCACCCCCACATGGGAATGACGTACAGTCCTGCACAGAGGAAGCCAGAATTGAAATCTGAACTCCTAATAAGATGGTGCCAAAGGTGGTGGTGTCGTTTGtaaatgcatttttaaatgattgcaAGACCCCGaaggacattaagaacttaaaagtTCTGCAGATCTACGTCAGCGAGTTGCTCGTTGGTGGAGAAGTTGAAGGAGCTGGGTATGGTCCCTGCAACTTCGAAGTGCTGATGCGTGAAGGCGGTGTGCGGCCTAGCAGCGAGTGATTGGCTTAGTTGCTGTTCTTCTGATTGCGAGACCCTCTTGGACTTTGGTGGTGTGGAATGTGGCGAGTCTGACTCACTGGATTGTTGGCGAATGGCGGGGGGAGTTGCGCGGCCGTGTTCGAGGCGAGGACGAAGCCTCAAGCTGTGGTGTCACCTTTTTGCAGCCGCCAGTGGAGGTGTCTGAGTCAGTGCTGGAGCCGGAGGCGGTGTAGCGTGGCATCCTTGCTGGAGCCGGTGCTACCCGCCCCCCAGTGTTCGTTCAACAGAAGACAAGTGATATTGTGTCTGTCTGTAGACTGCTCCATGGACTCGGGGACTTGGACTAtactttttgtgtgactgtattttactgatatcataTGTGTGCTTGTGCCGTGTATGACAgttggtgctgtgttttgcaccttggcccctaacactgtttcgtttggctgtgttCACGGGTAACTATGTATTGTTGAATGACTtagacttgaacttgaactccaACAGCCTAAGCTGCGGTAGCGCGTGCTAACAGCAATGCTGCGGTAGCTCTCACCCATCGCTGACTGATGTTTCTCCGTTGCAGGGGTCGGGTGGAATGTCGTTCCATGACCGGGGTAGACGCCGGGCGGTGggccaggaggaggaggaggaggacccGGTGGATCAGATGATCTCGCGGACGGGCTGTGCCCGCTACCACCACGCGGTGCAGGACTGTATGGCAGAGCACCAGGACTGGCGTCGGTGCCAGGGGCCTGTGCAGGAGTTCAAACAGTGCATGGCGGATCATCAGAGGGAGCGGGTGTCTCCCAGGGCCCCGAGACAGCCCGAACCGGCTGCCACCTGACCACCCAcagccccctccccacccatcaaGCGTGGAAGACCCTACGGGAACCTTTCTTGAGCCAGTTCGGAGCAagagacctttcagcccatctagacctCCCCTTCCTCTTAACTAACCAGCATTGGTTTcaaaattagatttattatcactgacttgtatGACTTGGAATCTGTTCTGTGGCAACAGTAGAATGCAAAggcataaattactataatttttttaaaaaatgttttaataAAAGGAATAACGGGATCGTGTTCATGGATCATTGACTGTTCAGAGATCTGAtagcagctgttcctaaaacattgagtgtgtgagtTCAGGCTCCTagacctgcctgatggttgtaatgagaggAGTTCATGTCCtaaatgatgaatgctgccttttcgAGGCACCGCCTCTTGAATATGTCCACAAAGTTGGGAGAATTTAAATACAAAGATAAAAGGTTAGCTTTAGTTGTCATACGTACATCGAAAAATACCGTGAAATGCGTtgcttgcattaacaaccagtgTAGTCTGAgggtgtactgggggcagcccgcaggcttgccaacatagcgtgcccacgaTTTGTTAACcttaacccgtacgtctttggactgtgggggaaacTGGAGTgcacggaggaaacccacagagtcagggggagaacgtgcaagctcTTTACAGGCCCCGGTCACTGGAGCTTCGAAGCGTTATGCTAAACCCAAGGTAAGCACCAGGCTGAGTCGGATAGGTCAAGTACAGGCCGAATCAGGGCAGCAGGGCTCGGCCTCGAGAGCGTGTCGAAATATCAGGGCCCGGATCCGTGAGCAAGGAACGACCCAAGGTTCGAACGGTTTAAGAGCAGGGCTAGATTGAGAAGATGAGGGTGTCGGGGccggttcagctcactgctccgtgaggtttactcgtctctgcactgaactgtggctgtggcctgcaagtaGCAAGTTTCTGAATTGGCTGTAGTGATGCCTCActtctgtgaacttcagttctgggCCCTAGAGACTACGTACACGACGCcggaaggactcagcaggtcaggcagcatccgtgagaaaagagtagccaaagtttcgggctgagacccttcatcaggaatgggggggggggggaagagagggccgaagcccagtaatagagataggggagggggtagggcctagaggcgccaggtggaaaaccaatcagaggaaagataaagggggaaaggggaggggataagcatgaaagaactgtagagataaagaaacagaaatttgaaaggggagagaggcagagagggacctgggatagggggagggggagggaattaccggaaattggagaattcaatgttcataccaccaggctggaggctacccagagggtagatgaggtgttgctgctcctacctgagtttggcctcatcatggcagtagaggaggccatgtatggacatatctagatgggaatgagaggcagagttgaagtgggtggcaaccaggagatcctgtctgttatggcggacggagcataggtgctcgacgaagtggtctcctaatctgcgtcgggtcttgccgatgtagaggaggccgcaccggcaGCACCAGAAGCAATAGACGattccagcagactcgcaggtgaagtgttgcctcacctggaaggactgtctggggcccggaacggtggtaaggggggaggagtggggacaggtgtagcatttgcgatta from Hypanus sabinus isolate sHypSab1 chromosome 3, sHypSab1.hap1, whole genome shotgun sequence carries:
- the LOC132390693 gene encoding uncharacterized protein LOC132390693; its protein translation is MERPPDQPNIPGAGRGADGHVTATRHRRRGTHQPLGCAAHASHRTQGKLRLEIEGFLSRGALWENLIPFRASTERNVPDLSLSCCLSKRLSVASATGHDPGSYLFFSVSGAGEASCFGRRREVGGELRVPGSGGMSFHDRGRRRAVGQEEEEEDPVDQMISRTGCARYHHAVQDCMAEHQDWRRCQGPVQEFKQCMADHQRERVSPRAPRQPEPAAT